CACCTCAGCGAAACCCCCGTCATGCAGGACGCGTCCCAGCTGGGCCGTCTGGTGCTGGTGCAGGACATGAGCTTTGTCGAGCGCCGCAATACCGATACCAAGCGTTTTATTTTTGCCTTCCTGGCCGTGCTGGCCGTGCTCATTTCCCTGATGACCGTGTTCGTCGCCCACCTGAGCTGGCGCGGCTGGCTGTCGGCCGTGAAGGATATTTTACGGGGCGAGTTGCTGCCGAAAAGCAATGGTGCAGTGGCCGCCGCTACGGCGCCCGCCGCCGCGCCCGCGCCGCCGCCGGAAATGCAGCCGCTGATCGGCGACTTGCGCGAATTGCTGCAGGAATACCATTTGGAACGCCAGGGCGACAACGGCTGGTCGTCCGACTGGACGCCGGACAAGCTGCGCGCCTTGCTGGAGGCGGACTTGCAGGGCGACCAGGTGCTGGTTGTGTCGAACCGCGAACCGTATATCCACACCAAAACAGAGAGCGGGATTGCCGTGCAGCGCCCGGCCAGCGGCCTGGTGACGGCCGTGGAAGCCGTGATGCGGGCGTGCTCCGGCACGTGGATCGCGCATGGCGCCGGTTCCGCCGACCGCGAGACGGTCGACAAGCTCGACCACGTACCCGTGCCGCCCGACAATCCCAGCTATACCTTGCGCCGCGTGTGGCTGACGGAAGAGGAAGAGCAGGGATATTATTATGGTTTTGCCAATGAGGGCATGTGGCCGCTGTGCCATATCGCCCACGTGCGTCCCGTGTTCCGCTCGTCCGACTGGGAGCAGTATGTAAAGGTCAACCGCCGCTTCGCCGATGCCGTGATCGCCGAGGCGAAGACGGACAATCCCGTCGTGCTGGTGCAGGATTATCACTTCGCCTTGCTGCCGCGCATGGTGCGCGAAGCCTTGCCGAAGGCGACGATTATCACTTTCTGGCATATCCCCTGGCCGAACTCGGAATCGTTCGGCATTTGCCCATGGCGCGAGGAAATCCTCGACGGCTTGCTGGGCAGCACGATCCTCGGCTTCCACACGCCATTCCACCGCAAGAATTTCCTCGAAACGGTGGACCGCTACCTGGAAACCCGCATCGAGCCGGAAGCGTCGACCATTTCGTATGGCGGCGAGATGACGCAGGTCGAGGATTACCCGATCTCGATCGCCTGGCCCGAGGATGATCCGGCGCAGCCCGACGTGGCCGCGTGCCGCGCGCAAATCCGTGCCGAGCTGGGCGTGGCGCCTGACCACTTGCTGGGCATCGGCGTGGACCGCCTCGATTACACGAAAGGCATCGTCGAGCGCTTCCAGGCCGTCGAGCGCATGCTGGAACAGCAGCCCGGCATGGTCGGCAATTTCACGTTCGTGCAAATCGCCGCCCCCAGCCGCGCTTCGCTCGATGAATATCAAAGTTTTGACGCGCGGGTGCGCAAGATGGTCGAGCGCATCAACCGCCGCTTCGGCAGCGGAGATTACGTGCCCATCCTGCTGAAGGCCGAACACCATGGCCAGGACGATTTGCAGCGCTATTTCCGCGCCTCGGAAGTGTGCATGGTGACGAGCTTGCATGACGGCATGAATCTGGTGGCCAAGGAATTCATCGCCGCGCGCGACGACGAACTGGGCGTGCTGGTGCTGTCGCAATTCACGGGCGCCGCGCGCGAGCTGCATGAAGCGCTGATCATCAACCCGTATCATATCGAGCAGGGCGCCGAGGCCCTGTACCGCGCCCTCGTGATGCCGCCCGTGGAACAGCGCGAGCGCATGAAAAGCATGCGGGCGAGAGTCAAACATTTCAATGTCTACCGCTGGGCCGGGCGCATGCTGCTGGATGCGGCCCGTTTGCGCCAGCGCGACAAGGTCATGACCAAGATCGACGCCCACAGCCGCATCAAGCGGCGCAAGGGGATGTGATGGCCGATATCCCTGACGATAGCGCAGCCCTGTTACAGCTGCTGAGTGCGCCCGGAACAGCCGTCTTCCTCGACTTCGACGGCACCCTGGTCGACCTGGCGCCCACGCCCGATGGCGTGCATGTGGCGCCCGGCGTCATCGAAGCGCTGGCGCTGCTGGCCGAGCGCCATGGCGGCGCGCTGGCCCTCATTTCCGGCCGTCCCGTGGCGCAGATCGACGCCATGCTGGCGCCCCTGGTCTTGCCTGTTGCCGGCGTGCACGGCGTGGAGCGGCGCGGCGCCGATGGCGCGTTGCACGTGGCGGCCACGCCCGACGTGGCGCCCGTGCTGGCGCGCGCGCAGGCGCTGGCGGCGATTCACCCCGGCTTGCTGGTGGAACGGAAGCGGGGCGCCGTGGCCCTGCATTATCGGCTGGCGCCCCACCTCGAGCAATTGTGCTTGCAAGAAATGACGGCCGCCGTGCAAGCGTGCCCGGGGGTATTGCTGTTGCATGGCAAAATGGTCCTGGAAGCCAAGCCGGCCGCCACCGACAAGGGCGGCGCCATCGCCGCCTTCATGCAGGAAAGCCCCTTCGCCGGCCGCCGGCCCGTATTCGCGGGCGACGACACCACCGACGAGGCAGGCTTTGCCTTTGTACAACAAGCAGGCGGGCAGGGCGTCAAAGTGGGCAGCGGCCCCAGCGCCGCCACCCTGCGCCTGGCCAGCCCCGGCGCCTTGCGCACGGCGCTGCTGGCCGCTTCCGTATCCCCGACATCGAAGGAGTAGCCCATGACGACATCGCATGACACCGCCGCCAGCCAACCACCCACGCAAGCATCGCTGAACTGCGGCGTTGTGGGCAATTGCGCCTTCAACGCCCTGATCGACCAGGCGGGGCAGGTCGTCTGGTCTTGCCTGCCCCGTTTCGACGGCGATCCCGTCTTCAACCGCTTGCTGGACGACACGGAAAACGGCAGCGTGTGGGCCATCGACATCGAGAACTTCGCGCGCAGCGAGCAATTCTACGAGCCGAACACGGCCGTGCTGCGCACGCGCCTGTACGACACGCAGGGGCGCGGCGTGGAAATCACGGATTTCGCGCCCCGTTTCCTCAGCCGCGACCGCATGTTCCGCCCGCTGATGCTGATCCGCCGCGTCCGGCCGCTCGACCATGCCGTGCGCATCCGCGTCCGTCTGCGCCCCCGCTACGACTGGGGCCGGCTGGCGCCGCAGATCACGCAGGGCAGCCACCACATCCGCTACGTGGGACCGGAACAGACCTTGCGCCTGAACACCGATGTGTCGCTCAATTATGTGCTGAGCGAAACGTATTTCGTGCTGGGCGGCACGGCCAACTTCCTGCTGGGCCCCGATGAAACCCTGGCCGGCGGCATTGACGAGACGGCGCGCATCTTCGAAAAGGAAACGATCAACTATTGGCGCACCTACACGCGCCGCCTGGCCGTGCCGCTGGAATGGCAGGACGTGGTCATCCGCGCCGCCATCACCTTGAAACTGTCTTTATATGAGGACACGGGCGCCATCATCGCCGCCATGACCACCAGCATCCCCGAAGCGCCGGGCAGCAGCCGCAACTGGGATTACCGCTATTGCTGGCTGCGCGATGCCTTCTTTGTCGTGCGCGCATTGAACAGCCTGTCGGAAGTGGGCACGATGGAAGAGTATTTGCGCTGGCTGACGAATATCGTCGCCCGCTCGAAAGGCGGCCACATCCAGCCCCTGTACGGCATCGGCCTGGAAGAGCAGCTGCCCGAATCGATACTCGACCACTTGCCCGGCTACCGGGGCAACGGCCCCGTGCGGGTGGGCAACCAGGCGCAGGAACACTTCCAGCACGACGTCTACGGCAATATCGTGCTGGGCGCGGCGCAGGCCTTCCTCGACCACCGCCTGTTCCACCGCGCCGGCAAGGCCGAGTTTGCAGCGCTGGAAGCCGTGGGCGACCAGGCATTCAGATTGCACGCGGAACCGGACGCGGGCATGTGGGAGCTGCGTACGCGGGCCCGCGTCCACACCTCGTCCATGCTGATGAGCTGGGCCGCCTGCGACCGCCTGGCCAAGGTCGCCCATAAACTGGGCTTGGCGGACCGCGCCGACCACTGGAACAGCCGCGCCGTGCTGATCCGAGAGCGCCTGCTGCGCGAAGCGTGGAGCGAAGAGCGCCAGGCGTTTGCGGAAAGCCTGGGCGGGCGCGACCTCGACGCCTCCGTCCTGCTGATGGCGGAAGTCAACTTCATCGACCCCATGGACCCGCGTTTCATCGCTACAGTCGACGCGCTCGAAGCATCGCTGTGCGACGGCCCCTACATGCGCCGCTATGAAGCCCCCGACGACTTCGGCAAACCCGAGACCGCCTTCAACATCTGCACCTTCTGGCGCATCGACGCCCTGGCGCGCATCGGCAGGAAAGACGAGGCGCGCAAGATCTTCGAAACCATGCTGCTGGCGCGCAACCACCTGGGCCTGCTGTCGGAAGACACGCACCCGGTGACGGGAGAGATGTGGGGGAACTTTCCGCAGACGTATTCGATGGTGGGGCTGATCAACTGTGCCGTGCGGTTGTCGGCGCCTTGGGATAGTGCGGTTTAGACACTTCGCGGTGAGAAGCTTACCTCTCACCTGCCGAAAATGACAATTTTTTTTGAGGCCCGCTGAAGCG
This window of the Janthinobacterium agaricidamnosum genome carries:
- a CDS encoding alpha,alpha-trehalose-phosphate synthase (UDP-forming): MSLRFILPLALVLGLFAYIVVPLLDNITLRWYVRDLDSRAELLAGTLRPSLTEYLPAQDAARIGELFQGATRDERLIAIGFCDNGGHLLYQSAQYPTSIGCWSTPSTGGLYKSLAQLPQGQVHLSETPVMQDASQLGRLVLVQDMSFVERRNTDTKRFIFAFLAVLAVLISLMTVFVAHLSWRGWLSAVKDILRGELLPKSNGAVAAATAPAAAPAPPPEMQPLIGDLRELLQEYHLERQGDNGWSSDWTPDKLRALLEADLQGDQVLVVSNREPYIHTKTESGIAVQRPASGLVTAVEAVMRACSGTWIAHGAGSADRETVDKLDHVPVPPDNPSYTLRRVWLTEEEEQGYYYGFANEGMWPLCHIAHVRPVFRSSDWEQYVKVNRRFADAVIAEAKTDNPVVLVQDYHFALLPRMVREALPKATIITFWHIPWPNSESFGICPWREEILDGLLGSTILGFHTPFHRKNFLETVDRYLETRIEPEASTISYGGEMTQVEDYPISIAWPEDDPAQPDVAACRAQIRAELGVAPDHLLGIGVDRLDYTKGIVERFQAVERMLEQQPGMVGNFTFVQIAAPSRASLDEYQSFDARVRKMVERINRRFGSGDYVPILLKAEHHGQDDLQRYFRASEVCMVTSLHDGMNLVAKEFIAARDDELGVLVLSQFTGAARELHEALIINPYHIEQGAEALYRALVMPPVEQRERMKSMRARVKHFNVYRWAGRMLLDAARLRQRDKVMTKIDAHSRIKRRKGM
- the otsB gene encoding trehalose-phosphatase; the protein is MADIPDDSAALLQLLSAPGTAVFLDFDGTLVDLAPTPDGVHVAPGVIEALALLAERHGGALALISGRPVAQIDAMLAPLVLPVAGVHGVERRGADGALHVAATPDVAPVLARAQALAAIHPGLLVERKRGAVALHYRLAPHLEQLCLQEMTAAVQACPGVLLLHGKMVLEAKPAATDKGGAIAAFMQESPFAGRRPVFAGDDTTDEAGFAFVQQAGGQGVKVGSGPSAATLRLASPGALRTALLAASVSPTSKE
- a CDS encoding glycoside hydrolase family 15 protein; protein product: MTTSHDTAASQPPTQASLNCGVVGNCAFNALIDQAGQVVWSCLPRFDGDPVFNRLLDDTENGSVWAIDIENFARSEQFYEPNTAVLRTRLYDTQGRGVEITDFAPRFLSRDRMFRPLMLIRRVRPLDHAVRIRVRLRPRYDWGRLAPQITQGSHHIRYVGPEQTLRLNTDVSLNYVLSETYFVLGGTANFLLGPDETLAGGIDETARIFEKETINYWRTYTRRLAVPLEWQDVVIRAAITLKLSLYEDTGAIIAAMTTSIPEAPGSSRNWDYRYCWLRDAFFVVRALNSLSEVGTMEEYLRWLTNIVARSKGGHIQPLYGIGLEEQLPESILDHLPGYRGNGPVRVGNQAQEHFQHDVYGNIVLGAAQAFLDHRLFHRAGKAEFAALEAVGDQAFRLHAEPDAGMWELRTRARVHTSSMLMSWAACDRLAKVAHKLGLADRADHWNSRAVLIRERLLREAWSEERQAFAESLGGRDLDASVLLMAEVNFIDPMDPRFIATVDALEASLCDGPYMRRYEAPDDFGKPETAFNICTFWRIDALARIGRKDEARKIFETMLLARNHLGLLSEDTHPVTGEMWGNFPQTYSMVGLINCAVRLSAPWDSAV